One Micavibrio aeruginosavorus ARL-13 genomic window carries:
- a CDS encoding O-antigen ligase family protein, with protein sequence MIHPATILPVLCLLAASAIALPLSALQDPGLALVIGLILLAGAATAIPAFRAGRMMIPASVTALSLLGLWGWMGVSMAFSPVPFHSLIAFCTFSALPMTFFVIGTHPHRHDMVRWLMGGMLALFCLLALPALWQFITGVTTRAHWPMLDPNILCTLFALALPLALTLALTAINRVQKITGLIACALLCAAIIATGSRGGLVAALAAVVTLIAFMDRTLIKRVMAPAITMILSVAIMVFILGPQTTTIDRMATLAQNGADENGLLPRLIMHEGSIRMMMDNPVVGTGPGTFFLVYPGYRGSISDTSLGAWAHCDPLQWGAEAGIPALILFYIILGAVLVRTIRAMRMATPDRRMDILVPFTALLAVAIQSHVQFPLQTLAVLVPCGILLAAWHHATTLALQNGDAVIIHAPGPKRTGFLVATLAVLVLFIAITVPIGGALFEMRAASRAWASDEPADARNVLIHLARADRWGPHSFIDPEVTLARINISMINANDNPTSRTRLINETTDLLDAATHWNPYWADIDALRGDLALAIGLRDSARGHYIRALQKNPLHFNARIALAHTMLDDKKMTDAVQLLDMGLRMPHPGWYRTQSVALLKSYGLAQ encoded by the coding sequence ATGATTCACCCGGCGACCATCCTTCCTGTTCTGTGTCTGTTGGCCGCTTCTGCCATCGCATTACCGCTCAGCGCGTTACAGGACCCGGGTCTGGCCCTTGTCATCGGGCTCATCCTGCTGGCCGGTGCCGCTACGGCGATCCCTGCTTTTCGCGCGGGCCGCATGATGATCCCCGCATCCGTGACGGCCTTATCCCTGCTCGGCCTGTGGGGCTGGATGGGCGTGTCCATGGCGTTCAGCCCGGTGCCTTTTCACAGCCTGATTGCCTTCTGCACGTTCAGTGCTCTGCCCATGACGTTTTTTGTCATCGGAACACACCCGCATCGTCATGACATGGTCCGGTGGCTGATGGGCGGTATGCTGGCACTGTTCTGCCTGTTGGCTTTGCCCGCACTGTGGCAATTTATAACAGGCGTGACCACACGGGCCCATTGGCCGATGCTGGATCCCAATATTCTCTGCACCCTGTTTGCACTGGCCCTGCCACTGGCTCTGACCCTCGCACTGACGGCAATAAACCGGGTGCAGAAGATTACAGGATTGATCGCTTGTGCCTTGCTGTGTGCCGCGATTATCGCCACGGGCAGCCGCGGTGGATTGGTCGCCGCCCTTGCCGCCGTGGTGACACTGATCGCGTTTATGGACCGCACCCTGATCAAGCGGGTCATGGCCCCGGCAATCACAATGATATTGTCCGTGGCCATAATGGTTTTTATCCTCGGGCCACAAACCACCACCATCGACCGCATGGCCACACTGGCGCAGAACGGAGCGGACGAAAACGGTCTTTTGCCCCGGCTGATCATGCATGAGGGGTCCATCCGCATGATGATGGATAATCCTGTTGTCGGCACCGGGCCGGGCACCTTCTTTCTGGTCTATCCCGGTTATCGCGGATCCATTTCCGATACGTCGCTGGGCGCGTGGGCGCATTGCGATCCCCTGCAATGGGGGGCAGAGGCCGGGATTCCGGCATTGATCCTGTTTTACATTATTCTTGGCGCCGTTTTGGTCCGTACAATTCGAGCCATGCGGATGGCCACGCCTGACCGACGGATGGATATTCTGGTGCCCTTCACCGCTTTGCTGGCCGTAGCTATTCAATCGCACGTCCAGTTCCCGCTGCAAACGCTGGCAGTGCTGGTTCCATGCGGCATCCTGCTGGCCGCGTGGCATCACGCGACCACGCTGGCCCTGCAGAATGGTGATGCCGTCATCATCCACGCCCCCGGGCCGAAACGAACGGGATTTCTGGTGGCGACGCTGGCGGTTCTGGTTTTGTTTATCGCCATTACCGTTCCGATTGGTGGCGCTTTGTTTGAAATGCGTGCCGCCAGCCGGGCCTGGGCGTCGGACGAGCCCGCTGATGCGCGCAATGTTCTGATTCATCTGGCCCGTGCGGATCGTTGGGGCCCGCACAGCTTTATCGATCCGGAAGTCACATTGGCCCGGATCAATATTTCAATGATCAACGCCAACGACAACCCAACCAGCCGCACGCGATTGATCAACGAGACCACGGACCTGCTGGATGCGGCAACACACTGGAACCCGTATTGGGCGGATATTGACGCCTTGCGCGGTGATCTGGCCCTGGCCATCGGCTTGCGCGATTCCGCGCGTGGGCATTATATCCGCGCCTTGCAAAAGAACCCCTTGCACTTTAACGCACGCATAGCCTTGGCACATACGATGCTGGATGATAAGAAAATGACGGATGCGGTGCAGTTGCTGGACATGGGCTTGCGCATGCCGCATCCGGGATGGTACCGCACGCAATCCGTCGCTTTGTTGAAATCCTATGGACTGGCCCAATGA
- a CDS encoding histidine phosphatase family protein, producing MTRTTLIIARHGNTFESGEAPRRVGCRTDLPLTTKGEDQARAIGHYIATNGYTPDVLFTSTLQRTMRTGALALEAARIDAPSSTLPFLNEIDYGPDENQTEDHVIARLGETALQDWETNGIMPPDWSPRPATIIDGWTTFADDIVRTRPGQCVMVVTSNGIARFAQHLCPDPDSLARAHGLKMATGSLSVFVHDDDQWILEGWNIRP from the coding sequence ATGACCCGCACAACACTGATCATCGCGCGCCACGGCAATACATTTGAAAGCGGCGAAGCCCCGCGCCGTGTTGGATGCCGCACCGATTTGCCCTTAACAACAAAGGGCGAAGATCAAGCGCGCGCCATCGGCCACTACATTGCCACCAACGGCTATACGCCTGATGTATTGTTTACATCCACCCTGCAACGCACGATGCGGACGGGGGCGCTGGCACTGGAGGCGGCGCGGATTGATGCACCATCATCCACCCTGCCATTCCTGAATGAAATTGATTACGGCCCGGACGAAAACCAAACCGAAGATCACGTCATCGCACGTCTGGGTGAAACCGCATTACAGGATTGGGAAACGAACGGTATTATGCCGCCCGACTGGTCCCCGCGCCCCGCCACTATCATTGATGGCTGGACCACATTTGCCGACGACATTGTGCGCACCCGTCCGGGCCAATGCGTCATGGTCGTCACCTCCAATGGCATCGCCCGCTTTGCCCAACATCTGTGCCCCGACCCTGATTCTCTGGCCCGCGCGCATGGATTGAAAATGGCCACGGGGTCATTGTCCGTCTTTGTCCATGACGATGATCAATGGATACTCGAAGGCTGGAACATTCGCCCCTGA
- a CDS encoding endo alpha-1,4 polygalactosaminidase — translation MSRFFGLLIMILLCTPSAGYAGDAVSWWRPNASVRNWDILLQDPPPIDNLPVRDMLILDLFDTPAETVAALQKQGTWVVCYINVGAWENWRPDAKDFPTKLIGKRYRGWQGEKWLDIRNRGLRPLIEARLDLCRDKGFDGVDPDNINGFDNTTGFSISDTNQITFNRWLARAAHSRGLGIGLKNATSLSTALVADFDWVLMESCVAEGWCAESAPFQKAGKAIFDIEYPENNIDLAVSMACKRKPEHVNVVFKDRQLTAVLHKCPQ, via the coding sequence ATGAGCAGGTTTTTCGGTCTTTTAATCATGATATTGCTGTGCACCCCGTCCGCAGGGTATGCGGGGGACGCCGTATCATGGTGGCGGCCCAATGCGAGTGTGCGCAATTGGGACATTTTGCTCCAGGACCCGCCCCCGATTGATAATCTGCCTGTCCGCGACATGCTGATCCTAGATCTGTTTGATACGCCTGCTGAAACAGTGGCGGCGTTACAGAAGCAGGGGACATGGGTTGTGTGTTACATCAATGTTGGGGCATGGGAAAACTGGCGCCCCGATGCCAAGGATTTTCCAACCAAGCTGATTGGCAAGCGGTATCGCGGCTGGCAGGGGGAAAAATGGCTGGATATTCGCAATCGTGGTTTACGACCGTTGATCGAGGCGCGACTGGATTTGTGTCGGGATAAGGGGTTTGACGGTGTGGACCCGGACAATATCAACGGGTTCGACAACACGACCGGATTTTCCATCAGCGACACCAATCAAATCACTTTTAATCGCTGGCTCGCACGTGCGGCTCACAGCCGGGGGCTGGGCATTGGTTTAAAAAATGCAACATCATTATCAACAGCGCTGGTGGCGGATTTTGATTGGGTGTTAATGGAAAGCTGTGTGGCTGAGGGATGGTGTGCGGAATCCGCCCCGTTCCAGAAAGCGGGTAAGGCGATTTTTGATATTGAATACCCGGAAAACAACATTGATCTGGCTGTCAGCATGGCTTGTAAGCGTAAGCCAGAGCATGTGAATGTGGTGTTCAAGGATCGCCAATTGACGGCGGTCCTGCATAAATGTCCGCAATGA